A window of Candidatus Binatia bacterium genomic DNA:
AATGCGTCGAGCGACATCCGGTACTTCTTTTCGAAACGGGCACACTCCTCGCGGAACTGCGCGAGCTGCGTAGCCGCCGTCAACAGAGTGAATTCCCTGAGCGCGGCGTCGGCGGAGGGGAACCCGAGTTGGCGGAGCAGGCGAGCCTTGCGCTTCGGATGCATAGTACGCTCCGTACCCTGCTATCCCCAGGCCTGCAAGCCGCGCCCGGGCACAGCGCAGGCGGTTTGGCAGCGATCGGATCGGCGTTGGAATCGGAAGTCGGTATCGGGATTGCGAGCGACTTCCTGAGTCGCGCCGCCGCTGGCGCAAGGCGGAAGCCCCCACTCACCTTCGCCACAGCCAGAGCAGAACGCTGAGCACGATACTGAGGACGATGCACGTTACGATCGGGAAGTAGAAGGTTACGCGATCGCTCCTGTACACGATGTCGCCCGGCAGGCGGCCCAGCCACGGGATCCTGGGGCCGAGCAGCAGCACTGCCCCGGCGATGACGAGAATAATGCCGAAGAAGATGAGAGTGCGGCCGAGGTCGGACATGAGCCGGGGGGCGTTTGGCAATCGGTTGAGCAGTCCGTACTGACCTGACCCTTATCGGTCGCGCTTGTCGAACAACCCTCCCTGGGCACTCGGGGTTGGCTGTGGTGTGCGTCCGAAGTGCGCGTACGCCCGCTGCGTGGCCATGCGTCCTTTCGGCGTGCG
This region includes:
- a CDS encoding DUF2905 domain-containing protein — protein: MSDLGRTLIFFGIILVIAGAVLLLGPRIPWLGRLPGDIVYRSDRVTFYFPIVTCIVLSIVLSVLLWLWRR